In one Blastococcus sp. Marseille-P5729 genomic region, the following are encoded:
- a CDS encoding ABC transporter permease produces MSAISDHQATGTRAPRAGRRSLYLGISALAILVLCGISMFVGVADLGFSDLFAEQTRGHALNLMMTSRLPRTAALVLAGSSLAVCGLIMQLLTRNVFVEPSTAGTMEFAGLGLVLVMLFWPGAPVWMRMLAGTALALAGTAIFLKILNAIPMRDILVVPLIGLMLGGVVAAAATFLAYRADLLQSLGAWTTGDFSAVLAGRYELLWVAGLATVVALVVADRFTVAGMGEAFTTNLGLNYRRTMALGLTVVSIVSAIIVVTVGMLPFLGLVVPNVVRLIVGDNARRAVPLVALGGAGLLLICDLIARVVVYPFELPIGTVMGVIGAAAFLYMLLRKGARHGA; encoded by the coding sequence GTGAGCGCCATCAGCGACCACCAGGCGACCGGCACGCGAGCACCGCGCGCCGGTCGCCGGTCGCTGTATCTGGGCATCAGCGCGCTGGCGATCCTCGTGCTGTGCGGCATCTCGATGTTCGTCGGCGTCGCCGATCTGGGCTTCTCGGACCTGTTCGCCGAGCAGACCCGTGGGCATGCACTGAACCTGATGATGACCAGCCGGCTGCCGCGCACCGCCGCGCTGGTGTTGGCCGGATCGTCGCTGGCGGTCTGCGGGCTGATCATGCAGCTGCTGACCCGCAACGTCTTCGTCGAGCCCTCGACCGCCGGCACCATGGAGTTCGCCGGGCTGGGCCTGGTGCTGGTCATGCTCTTCTGGCCGGGCGCGCCGGTCTGGATGCGCATGCTGGCCGGCACCGCGCTGGCGCTCGCCGGCACGGCGATCTTCCTGAAGATCCTGAACGCCATCCCGATGCGCGACATCCTCGTCGTACCGCTGATCGGCCTGATGCTCGGCGGCGTCGTGGCGGCCGCGGCGACCTTCCTCGCCTACCGCGCCGACCTGCTGCAGAGCCTCGGCGCGTGGACGACGGGCGACTTCTCCGCCGTCCTCGCCGGCCGTTACGAGCTGCTGTGGGTGGCGGGCCTGGCCACGGTGGTCGCGCTCGTCGTGGCCGACCGGTTCACCGTCGCCGGCATGGGCGAGGCGTTCACGACCAACCTCGGGCTGAACTACCGGCGCACCATGGCGCTCGGCCTGACGGTGGTCTCGATCGTCAGCGCCATCATCGTCGTCACCGTCGGCATGCTGCCCTTCCTCGGGCTGGTCGTGCCCAACGTCGTCCGGCTGATCGTCGGCGACAACGCCCGGCGCGCCGTCCCGCTGGTTGCGCTCGGTGGGGCCGGCCTGCTGCTGATCTGCGACCTGATCGCCCGCGTCGTCGTCTACCCCTTCGAGCTGCCGATCGGCACCGTCATGGGCGTCATCGGCGCGGCCGCCTTCCTGTACATGCTGCTGCGGAAGGGGGCGCGCCATGGTGCTTGA
- a CDS encoding TetR/AcrR family transcriptional regulator has product MEGSDAMAKADPAAMLSTANDADTQPVTERGRRKRAAIVAAAREVFEEFGFKDARIADIAKRAGASYGSFYTYFESKEEVFQEVVREVTSEMFDFSRPRTGGDDPVARIQAANRKYVESYARNARMMSVMSEVAAYDEFIRDLSIQIRERFVDRNEESVKRLQQRGLADKSLDARIAADVLGGMIERFAQVWVNKRSQAEIDAAVPVLTRIWTRGLGVAGD; this is encoded by the coding sequence ATGGAAGGAAGCGACGCTATGGCGAAGGCCGACCCGGCGGCAATGCTGTCCACGGCGAACGACGCCGACACCCAGCCCGTCACCGAGCGCGGACGACGCAAACGCGCGGCAATCGTGGCGGCGGCCCGCGAGGTCTTCGAGGAGTTCGGCTTCAAGGACGCCCGGATCGCCGACATCGCCAAGAGGGCGGGCGCGTCGTACGGCTCGTTCTATACCTACTTCGAGTCGAAGGAAGAAGTCTTCCAGGAGGTCGTCCGCGAGGTCACCAGTGAGATGTTCGACTTCTCACGCCCGCGCACCGGCGGCGACGACCCGGTCGCCCGGATCCAGGCGGCCAACCGCAAGTACGTCGAGTCCTACGCGCGCAACGCCCGGATGATGTCGGTGATGTCCGAGGTCGCGGCGTACGACGAGTTCATCCGCGACCTGTCGATCCAGATCCGCGAGCGCTTCGTCGACCGCAACGAGGAGAGCGTCAAGCGCCTCCAGCAGCGAGGGCTGGCGGACAAGTCGCTCGATGCCCGTATCGCCGCCGACGTCCTCGGCGGCATGATCGAGCGCTTCGCGCAGGTGTGGGTGAACAAACGCAGCCAGGCCGAGATCGACGCGGCCGTCCCCGTGCTCACCCGAATCTGGACCCGCGGGCTCGGCGTCGCTGGCGACTAA
- a CDS encoding ABC transporter ATP-binding protein, producing the protein MIQVESVAKQYGEKVVLDDVDVTIAPGGITALVGANGAGKSTLLAVMSRLLQADSGSVSVDGMDVGRTDSKRLARHLAILRQENTLAVRLTVRDLVAFGRHPHSGGRLTIEDQRHIQQSLDYLNLGPLADCFLDEISGGQRQRAFVAMVLCQDTDYVLLDEPLNNLDMAHCVAILELLRRAADDLGKTIVIVLHDINAASAYADHIIAMSEGRVIAEGAPSEIMVPRQLEQIFGVPVDVRDIDGQLVCLPFPTRRCCAGACRCKEISVA; encoded by the coding sequence ATGATCCAGGTCGAATCGGTAGCCAAGCAGTACGGCGAAAAGGTCGTCCTCGACGACGTCGACGTCACCATCGCCCCCGGCGGCATCACCGCACTGGTCGGGGCGAACGGCGCGGGCAAGTCCACGCTGCTCGCCGTGATGAGCCGGCTGCTGCAGGCCGACTCCGGCAGCGTGAGCGTCGACGGCATGGACGTCGGACGCACCGACAGCAAGCGGCTGGCCCGCCATCTTGCGATCCTGCGGCAGGAGAACACCCTCGCCGTCCGGCTGACCGTGCGCGACCTGGTCGCCTTCGGCCGCCACCCGCACTCCGGTGGCCGGCTGACCATCGAGGACCAGCGGCACATCCAGCAGTCCCTCGACTACCTCAACCTCGGCCCGCTGGCCGACTGCTTCCTCGACGAGATCTCCGGCGGACAGCGCCAGCGGGCCTTCGTCGCGATGGTGCTGTGCCAGGACACCGACTACGTGCTGCTCGACGAGCCGCTGAACAACCTCGACATGGCGCACTGCGTGGCCATCCTCGAGTTGCTGCGGCGCGCCGCCGACGACCTCGGCAAGACCATCGTCATCGTGCTGCACGACATCAACGCCGCCTCGGCGTACGCCGATCACATCATCGCGATGTCCGAGGGACGGGTGATCGCCGAAGGCGCCCCGAGCGAGATCATGGTGCCCCGCCAGCTGGAGCAGATCTTCGGCGTCCCGGTCGACGTCCGCGACATCGACGGGCAGCTCGTGTGCCTGCCGTTCCCGACCCGCCGGTGCTGCGCCGGTGCCTGCCGGTGCAAGGAGATC
- a CDS encoding class I adenylate-forming enzyme family protein: MKADVSGVSSLDLNLAGRCVVGDMLTRSAEQFPERIAIKDSQGSVTYAELERTANAVGRGLLELGLRRQEPVGFIMGNSWQFMATYYGCAKAGLISLPINLAQAPDEIRFCLADAEVGTIVVDDAFLPILEQIIGELPQVTRVVVRGEHPEQIGGIDTVSWDEIASGDGSLLEVEVDDRDILQCLYSSGTTSRPKGVLTSHVSVVVACLTTAITAGHKWGNEPSVFGVIVPMFHTTALNVLTMPTLATGGTVVALPGFEPDQFIDSLENDGLTHIMLLPHMYELLLQNPRTQGKSYDSVQFCMYAMAQMPEQRIKRIKELFPNGHALLGSGMTECVPPTVFQFPEHEFTATASWGPPVATVDTRIIGPDGELLPRGEHGEIVYRGAQVMQGYWNRTEVNNEVFRGGWLRTGDLGYKDDEGVIWFTDRSKDMIKSGGENVSSMEVERTILEHPHIQDCGVIGVADERWGEAVTAFVVTDGSDVTAADVIKHCKERLGGFKVPKRVEIVEALPKTATGKVQKHELRKLA, translated from the coding sequence ATGAAAGCCGACGTCTCCGGAGTCTCCTCGCTCGACCTGAACCTCGCCGGACGCTGCGTCGTCGGCGACATGCTCACTCGATCTGCCGAGCAGTTCCCCGAGCGGATCGCCATCAAGGACTCCCAGGGCAGCGTCACCTATGCCGAGCTCGAGCGTACGGCGAACGCAGTGGGCCGCGGGTTGCTGGAGCTCGGTCTGCGGCGTCAGGAGCCGGTCGGGTTCATCATGGGCAACTCGTGGCAGTTCATGGCCACCTACTACGGCTGCGCGAAGGCGGGCCTGATCAGCCTGCCGATCAACCTCGCCCAGGCACCCGATGAGATCCGCTTCTGCCTGGCGGACGCCGAGGTCGGCACCATCGTCGTCGACGATGCCTTCCTGCCGATCCTCGAGCAGATCATCGGCGAGCTGCCTCAGGTGACCCGGGTCGTCGTCCGCGGTGAGCACCCTGAGCAGATCGGCGGGATCGACACGGTCTCGTGGGATGAGATCGCTTCCGGTGACGGCTCGCTACTGGAGGTCGAGGTCGACGACCGCGACATTCTCCAGTGCCTGTATTCCAGCGGCACGACCTCGCGGCCCAAGGGCGTGCTGACCAGCCACGTGTCAGTCGTCGTCGCCTGCCTGACCACCGCCATCACCGCTGGCCACAAGTGGGGCAACGAGCCCAGCGTCTTCGGCGTGATCGTCCCGATGTTCCACACCACCGCGCTGAACGTGCTCACGATGCCGACCCTGGCGACCGGCGGCACGGTCGTGGCGCTGCCCGGGTTCGAGCCCGACCAGTTCATCGACTCGCTGGAGAACGACGGGCTCACCCACATCATGCTGCTGCCGCACATGTATGAGCTACTGCTGCAGAACCCGCGCACCCAGGGCAAGTCGTACGACAGCGTGCAGTTCTGCATGTACGCGATGGCGCAGATGCCCGAGCAGCGGATCAAGCGCATCAAGGAGCTGTTCCCCAACGGACACGCGCTACTGGGGTCGGGAATGACCGAGTGCGTCCCGCCGACCGTCTTCCAGTTCCCCGAGCACGAGTTCACCGCGACGGCGTCCTGGGGCCCGCCGGTCGCGACCGTCGACACCCGGATCATCGGGCCGGACGGCGAGCTGCTGCCGCGCGGCGAGCACGGCGAGATCGTCTACCGCGGCGCCCAGGTGATGCAGGGCTACTGGAATCGCACCGAGGTCAACAACGAGGTGTTCCGCGGCGGCTGGCTGCGCACCGGCGACCTTGGCTATAAGGACGACGAGGGCGTCATCTGGTTCACCGACCGCTCGAAGGACATGATCAAGTCCGGCGGCGAGAACGTCTCCTCGATGGAGGTCGAGCGGACCATCCTGGAGCACCCGCACATCCAGGACTGCGGGGTGATCGGCGTCGCCGACGAGCGGTGGGGTGAGGCGGTCACCGCGTTCGTGGTCACCGACGGCTCCGACGTCACCGCAGCCGACGTGATCAAGCACTGCAAGGAGCGCCTCGGCGGGTTCAAGGTGCCCAAGCGGGTCGAGATCGTCGAGGCGCTGCCGAAGACCGCGACCGGCAAGGTGCAGAAGCACGAGCTGCGCAAGCTCGCCTGA
- a CDS encoding siderophore ABC transporter substrate-binding protein yields the protein MSRLRTTLAAGLVSFMTVSLAACSSDSGDEQSEDAAGKEITVSHAQGETTLTTNPEKVVVLDFGILDTLDALEVDSVVGLAKQGAPDFLEEYTGDDYEDVGTMQEPDVEKIAELDPDVILIGGRAAPKYAELAEIAPTVDLTVGSDDFMTSFTEVSTTIGEIFDKTDEVEEKLADIDEQIEQTKSDAEGAGNALIVLVSGGKLSAFGPGSRFGFVHDVLGIPAASPDLQVDRHGQAISNEFVAQTNPQHLFVVDRDAAIGQESGQGAEQVLDNDLIKGTDAAKSDKITYLDGQRWYVVGAGLNNVPEMIDEIANAIK from the coding sequence TTGAGCCGACTCCGCACCACCCTAGCCGCCGGGCTCGTGTCGTTCATGACCGTGTCCCTGGCCGCCTGCAGCTCCGACTCGGGTGACGAGCAGAGCGAAGATGCCGCGGGCAAGGAGATAACGGTCAGCCACGCCCAGGGCGAGACGACGCTGACCACCAACCCCGAGAAGGTCGTCGTCCTGGACTTCGGCATTCTCGACACACTCGACGCGCTCGAGGTCGACTCGGTCGTGGGCCTGGCTAAGCAGGGCGCGCCGGACTTCCTTGAGGAGTACACCGGCGATGACTACGAGGACGTCGGGACCATGCAGGAGCCGGACGTCGAGAAGATCGCCGAGCTCGATCCCGATGTGATCCTGATCGGCGGCCGGGCCGCCCCGAAGTACGCCGAGCTCGCCGAGATCGCGCCGACGGTCGACCTCACCGTGGGCAGCGATGACTTCATGACCTCGTTCACGGAGGTCTCGACCACCATCGGCGAGATCTTTGACAAGACCGACGAGGTCGAGGAGAAGCTCGCCGACATCGACGAGCAGATCGAGCAGACCAAGAGCGATGCGGAGGGCGCCGGGAACGCGCTCATCGTGCTGGTCAGCGGCGGCAAGCTGTCGGCCTTCGGCCCCGGCTCGCGCTTCGGCTTCGTGCACGACGTCCTCGGCATCCCGGCCGCCAGCCCCGACCTGCAGGTCGATCGGCACGGCCAGGCGATCAGCAACGAGTTCGTCGCGCAGACCAACCCGCAGCACCTGTTCGTCGTCGACCGCGACGCGGCGATCGGCCAGGAGAGTGGCCAGGGTGCCGAGCAGGTCCTCGACAACGACCTCATCAAGGGCACCGATGCGGCCAAGAGCGACAAGATCACCTATCTCGACGGGCAGCGCTGGTACGTCGTCGGTGCCGGGCTGAACAACGTCCCGGAGATGATCGACGAGATCGCGAACGCGATCAAGTAG
- a CDS encoding DUF169 domain-containing protein, producing MTDTAQPVSLPTPSRRPQDEPPAHLEPGATDWTALIARLNELLRLRTTPVGMKMFATVEEMEAVPRIRRPNAIHTTDQIVAQAARLGFTMGITNDDLVGPQCGVVIGLHPRDEQWLSGDRMAGVWFADQEDSSRHQHSMDAVEYGQYQAMAVSPLTSGRLDPPDVALIYATPAQSILMINGLQWSGYKKFEWSCVGESSCADSWGRALSTREPSLSIPCYAERRYGGVLEDELLLALPPEYLPGMIDGLQALSGNGLRYPIPQYGIQSDARAGLGVSYG from the coding sequence ATGACCGACACCGCCCAGCCCGTGAGCCTCCCGACGCCCAGCCGTCGTCCGCAGGACGAGCCGCCGGCCCACCTTGAGCCTGGCGCCACCGATTGGACGGCGTTGATCGCGCGGCTGAACGAGCTGCTGCGGCTACGCACCACGCCGGTCGGGATGAAGATGTTCGCCACCGTCGAGGAGATGGAAGCGGTGCCGCGGATCCGCCGTCCGAACGCGATCCACACCACTGATCAGATCGTCGCCCAGGCGGCCCGGCTCGGCTTCACCATGGGCATCACCAACGATGACCTGGTTGGTCCGCAGTGCGGCGTGGTGATCGGCTTGCACCCGCGCGATGAGCAGTGGCTCTCGGGCGACCGGATGGCGGGGGTGTGGTTCGCCGACCAGGAGGACTCCTCGCGACACCAGCATTCGATGGACGCCGTCGAGTACGGCCAGTACCAGGCGATGGCGGTCTCCCCGCTCACCAGCGGGCGGCTCGACCCGCCGGACGTCGCGCTCATCTACGCCACTCCGGCGCAGAGCATCCTGATGATCAACGGGCTGCAGTGGTCGGGGTACAAGAAGTTCGAGTGGAGCTGCGTGGGCGAGTCCTCATGCGCCGACTCCTGGGGACGCGCGCTGAGCACCCGCGAGCCGTCGCTGTCGATCCCGTGCTACGCCGAGCGGCGGTACGGCGGCGTCCTCGAGGACGAGCTGCTGCTCGCGCTGCCGCCGGAGTACCTGCCGGGGATGATCGACGGTCTGCAGGCGCTCAGCGGCAACGGGCTGCGCTACCCGATCCCGCAGTACGGCATCCAGAGCGATGCCCGCGCCGGCCTCGGCGTCTCCTACGGCTGA
- a CDS encoding iron chelate uptake ABC transporter family permease subunit, which yields MVLEPLELSDARPAPSRSRDARRMTLLVAVAAVCIAVFLTIGVTGNWDFILPRRLTTVATMSVVAVAIAISTVLFHTITANRILTPSIMGFDSLYLLIQTAGVFVIGSSAMNNVDTLVRFALEALLMVGMSVVLYRWLLLDTRRSLHLLVLVGVIIGTMLRSLSSLLQRIMSPEEFIVVQDAFFADFTGAEPRLLAIGGVLILACVAIVWRLRRELDVLALGRDTSVGLGVDHRALTMRLLVLIAILVAVATALVGPTTFFGLLVAHLAYQFFSSQKHAVIVPAASLCALIALIGGQVVFERILGFQGSLSMVVEFLGGIVFIVLLLRRASA from the coding sequence ATGGTGCTTGAGCCTCTTGAGCTGTCCGACGCGCGGCCCGCGCCGTCCCGCAGCCGTGACGCCCGGCGAATGACTCTGCTGGTCGCTGTCGCCGCCGTCTGCATCGCCGTGTTCCTGACCATCGGCGTCACGGGCAACTGGGACTTCATCCTGCCCCGGCGACTGACCACGGTCGCGACGATGAGCGTCGTCGCGGTCGCCATCGCGATCTCCACGGTGCTGTTCCACACGATCACGGCCAATCGCATCCTGACGCCGTCGATCATGGGCTTCGACTCGCTCTACCTGCTGATCCAGACCGCGGGCGTGTTCGTGATCGGCAGCTCCGCGATGAACAACGTCGACACCCTGGTGCGCTTCGCGCTCGAGGCGCTGCTGATGGTCGGGATGTCGGTCGTCCTGTACCGCTGGCTGCTGCTGGACACCCGGCGCAGCCTGCATCTGCTGGTGCTGGTCGGCGTCATCATCGGCACCATGCTGCGCAGCCTCTCGTCGCTGCTGCAGCGCATCATGTCGCCGGAGGAGTTCATCGTCGTCCAGGACGCCTTCTTCGCCGACTTCACCGGCGCCGAGCCGCGGCTGCTGGCGATCGGCGGCGTCCTGATCCTCGCCTGTGTCGCGATCGTGTGGCGGCTGCGGCGAGAGCTCGACGTCCTCGCCCTCGGCCGCGACACCTCCGTGGGCCTCGGCGTCGATCACCGCGCACTCACCATGCGGCTGCTGGTGCTGATCGCCATCCTGGTCGCCGTCGCCACCGCGCTGGTCGGGCCCACCACCTTCTTCGGACTGCTGGTGGCTCACCTCGCCTATCAGTTCTTCTCGTCGCAGAAGCACGCCGTGATCGTGCCTGCCGCGAGTCTGTGTGCGCTCATCGCGCTCATCGGAGGACAGGTCGTCTTCGAACGAATCCTCGGATTCCAGGGCAGCCTGTCCATGGTCGTCGAGTTCCTCGGCGGCATCGTGTTCATCGTTCTCCTCTTGAGAAGGGCCTCGGCATGA